A genomic region of Gemmata massiliana contains the following coding sequences:
- the nadB gene encoding L-aspartate oxidase, with translation MSAANRYLVSFDARDTFHRFADVLIIGAGIAGLRAALEVPSDLSVLVVTKDRVTESNSSYAQGGIAGVRSPEDTFENHVEDTLVAGDGLCDREVVELVVREAPHQIEKLIEFGTKFDEENGQLALTREGGHSHRRIVHALGDSTGFEMMRATIAYARTRPNIRIWDDTFTIDLLTHEGACCGAAVARNGMGKFLIWAKQVILASGGCGMVYRETTNPPVATGDGMAAAYRAGAELRDMEFMQFHPTVLYVAGSARYLISEAVRGEGAYLRDVNGERFMPASDPRAELAPRDVVARAIFRTMEKTQHPNVYLDLAHLDPAMVLNRFPGINRVCKSFGLDITKDRIPVRPGAHYMVGGVTVDQHGRTTVPGLWAAGEVTSSGLHGANRLASNSLIEGLVYGTLCGRGAADAIRKMPRDMIAYPIRSVIPPAEEGTGLDTADLVASLRALMVRKMGIVRERTRLLEAKEDLRFWCRYALSREFDGKAGWELQNLLTIARLMIASALTRDESRGTHFRSDFAARDDQRWGLRHVACEPFVALS, from the coding sequence ATGTCCGCCGCGAATCGCTACCTCGTGTCCTTCGACGCACGCGACACGTTCCACCGGTTCGCGGACGTCCTCATCATCGGCGCGGGAATCGCCGGGCTGCGTGCCGCGCTCGAAGTACCTTCGGACCTCTCAGTGCTCGTCGTCACGAAGGACCGCGTGACCGAGAGTAACAGTTCCTACGCGCAGGGCGGGATCGCGGGCGTGCGCTCCCCCGAGGACACGTTCGAGAACCACGTCGAGGACACGCTTGTCGCGGGCGATGGACTGTGCGACCGCGAGGTAGTGGAACTCGTGGTCCGCGAGGCACCGCATCAGATCGAAAAACTGATCGAGTTTGGCACGAAGTTCGACGAAGAGAACGGCCAACTGGCGCTCACTCGCGAGGGCGGGCACAGTCACCGGCGCATCGTCCACGCACTCGGTGATTCGACTGGCTTCGAGATGATGCGGGCCACCATCGCTTACGCGCGCACGCGGCCCAATATCCGCATCTGGGACGACACCTTCACCATTGATCTGCTCACGCACGAGGGCGCGTGCTGCGGGGCCGCGGTCGCGCGCAACGGGATGGGCAAATTCCTCATCTGGGCGAAGCAAGTGATTCTCGCGTCCGGCGGGTGCGGGATGGTGTACCGCGAAACGACGAACCCACCCGTCGCAACCGGCGACGGGATGGCCGCGGCGTACCGGGCCGGCGCGGAACTCCGAGACATGGAGTTCATGCAGTTCCACCCCACGGTGCTCTACGTCGCGGGTTCGGCGCGCTACCTCATCAGCGAGGCGGTACGCGGCGAAGGCGCGTACCTGCGGGACGTGAACGGCGAGCGTTTCATGCCCGCGAGCGACCCGCGTGCCGAACTCGCACCGCGCGACGTGGTGGCCCGCGCCATCTTCCGCACGATGGAGAAGACGCAGCACCCGAACGTCTATCTCGATCTCGCGCACCTCGACCCGGCAATGGTCCTGAACCGGTTCCCCGGTATCAACCGCGTATGCAAGAGCTTCGGGCTGGACATCACGAAGGACCGCATCCCGGTGCGCCCCGGTGCGCACTACATGGTCGGCGGCGTGACCGTGGATCAACACGGGCGCACGACGGTGCCTGGACTGTGGGCCGCGGGCGAAGTGACCTCCAGCGGGCTACACGGGGCGAACCGGCTCGCGTCGAATAGTCTCATTGAGGGTTTGGTTTACGGCACGCTCTGCGGGCGCGGTGCGGCGGACGCGATTCGCAAGATGCCGCGTGACATGATTGCGTACCCGATCCGATCTGTGATTCCCCCCGCAGAAGAGGGCACAGGACTCGACACCGCGGACCTCGTGGCCTCGTTGCGGGCACTAATGGTGCGGAAAATGGGGATCGTCCGCGAGCGCACGCGACTGCTCGAAGCCAAAGAAGATTTGCGGTTCTGGTGCCGGTACGCGCTCTCCCGCGAATTCGACGGAAAGGCCGGTTGGGAGCTTCAAAACTTGCTCACGATCGCGCGTCTGATGATCGCGTCGGCCCTCACACGCGACGAATCACGCGGCACGCACTTCCGGAGCGACTTCGCCGCGCGCGACGACCAGCGATGGGGGCTGCGGCACGTCGCGTGCGAGCCGTTCGTCGCACTTTCTTGA
- the cimA gene encoding citramalate synthase — MRVSIYDTTLRDGSQGEGVNFSLQDKLLLTRRLDEIGVDYIEGGYPLSNPKDFEYFQAVREISLKHAKVCAFGMTRRKNAPAETDTCLKALLDAKTPVVTIVGKTWDFHVTEVLGTTLDENLRMIADSVAFCKSQGREVFYDAEHFFDGYRANPEYALKTLQAAATAGASVVILCDTNGGTMPERIAEVVGAAKRAVACEVGIHCHNDCELAVANSLAAVRAGASQVQGTMNGIGERCGNVDLLSVIANLALKYKYDVLTPGSLTRLTETSRYVYELANLNHRVGQPFVGASAFAHKGGMHTHAVAKDPTTYEHITPEAVGNERRILVSELSGQSTILTKTAKYELNHDKALMAKILNAVQNLENQGYEFEAAEASFDLLVRKVAKEHKPWEVDKKLKLYQPWFERVTYRVNIEARENNTPITEATVRLKIAGQIEHTASEGDGPVNALDGALRKALVRFYPRLNEMQLVDYKVRVVNPRAGTAARVRVVIESRDGTDVWGTVGVSENVIEASWLALCDAIEYKLFKDEERAKR, encoded by the coding sequence ATGCGCGTCTCCATCTATGACACTACGCTCCGCGACGGGAGCCAGGGCGAGGGCGTGAACTTCTCCCTGCAAGACAAGCTGCTACTCACGCGGCGGCTCGACGAGATCGGCGTGGACTACATCGAAGGCGGCTACCCGCTATCGAACCCGAAGGACTTTGAATACTTCCAGGCCGTGCGCGAGATCTCGCTCAAGCACGCGAAGGTGTGCGCATTTGGGATGACGCGGCGGAAGAACGCACCGGCGGAAACGGACACCTGCCTGAAGGCACTGCTCGATGCCAAAACACCGGTCGTCACCATCGTCGGGAAGACGTGGGACTTCCACGTTACGGAGGTACTCGGCACCACACTCGATGAGAACCTGCGCATGATCGCCGATTCAGTGGCGTTCTGCAAAAGTCAGGGGCGCGAGGTGTTCTACGACGCAGAACACTTCTTCGACGGCTACCGCGCGAACCCCGAGTATGCGCTGAAGACACTCCAAGCCGCCGCGACCGCGGGCGCGAGCGTGGTGATCCTCTGCGACACCAACGGCGGGACAATGCCCGAGCGGATCGCAGAAGTGGTCGGGGCCGCGAAGCGCGCGGTGGCGTGCGAGGTGGGCATCCACTGCCACAACGACTGCGAGCTGGCGGTCGCGAACTCGCTCGCCGCGGTGCGGGCCGGTGCGTCGCAAGTTCAGGGCACAATGAACGGCATCGGCGAGCGCTGCGGAAACGTGGACCTGCTCAGCGTGATCGCGAACCTCGCGCTGAAGTACAAGTACGACGTGCTGACACCCGGGAGCCTCACGCGGCTCACGGAAACGTCGCGCTACGTCTACGAACTGGCGAACTTGAACCACCGCGTGGGGCAGCCGTTCGTGGGCGCCAGCGCGTTCGCCCACAAGGGCGGGATGCACACGCACGCGGTTGCAAAAGACCCGACGACCTACGAGCACATCACGCCCGAGGCCGTCGGCAACGAGCGCCGGATTCTGGTGTCCGAACTGTCGGGACAATCGACCATCCTGACCAAGACCGCGAAGTACGAGCTGAACCACGACAAGGCGCTGATGGCGAAGATCCTCAACGCGGTGCAAAACCTGGAGAACCAGGGGTACGAGTTCGAGGCGGCGGAGGCATCGTTCGACCTGTTGGTGCGCAAGGTCGCTAAGGAGCACAAGCCGTGGGAGGTCGATAAGAAATTGAAACTCTACCAGCCGTGGTTCGAGCGAGTTACGTACCGCGTTAACATCGAGGCCCGTGAGAACAACACGCCGATCACGGAAGCCACGGTCCGGCTGAAGATCGCGGGCCAGATCGAGCACACGGCGAGCGAGGGCGACGGTCCGGTCAACGCGCTCGACGGGGCGCTCCGCAAGGCACTCGTGCGGTTCTACCCGCGGCTCAACGAGATGCAGTTGGTGGATTATAAGGTCCGCGTCGTGAACCCGCGTGCCGGTACTGCGGCCCGGGTACGAGTAGTGATCGAATCGCGCGACGGCACGGACGTGTGGGGTACCGTGGGCGTAAGCGAGAACGTGATCGAGGCCAGTTGGCTCGCGCTGTGCGACGCGATCGAGTACAAGCTGTTCAAGGACGAGGAACGGGCCAAGCGGTAA